GAGCACGCGCAACATCGAGGGCGCGATGCACTTGCCCGCCGACCGCATCAACACGTACGAGATCCTGCGCCACCGGCGGGTGGTGCTGACCGTGGACTCGGTGCGGCGCATCGAGGCGCTGTGGGGCGGCGAGCGGGCGAATCATCGCCGGCCGGCGCCCGCCGCGGCCGCTGGAGGACCGGTCTGATGGCGAAGGAGATCAACCCCTACGCGGTGCTCGTGCGCCCGCTGATCACCGAGAAGGGCACGATGCTCAGCACCGAGAACAAGTACCCGTTCGAGGTGCGCAGCGACGCGAACAAGATCCAGATCAAGGCGGCCGTCGAGCTGGCCTTCGGCGTCAAGGTGAAGGACGTCAACACGCTGAACGTGCATGGCAAGACGAAGCGGCGCGGGCGCAAGCGGCTGTCCAGCACGGGCCGCTCCTGGAAGAAGGCGATCGTCACGCTGATGCCGGGCGAGAAGATCGAGGTCTACTCCGGCGTCTAGGCGCCGGCGACGCGGGCGCTGATGAGCCGAGTTGCTGCGATGGGCATGTAGTGCCCGTCTTGAGGAATCAGGCATGCCGATCAAGCAGTTCAAGCCCACCTCGCCCGGGCGGCGCGGCGCTTCGGGCTACACCTTCGAGGAGCTGACGAAGAAGCGGCCGGAAAAGTCGCTGACCGTCGCCCTCAAGAGCAAGGCCGGGCGCAACAACCAGGGCAAGATCACCGTGCGCCAGCGCGGCGGCGGCCACAAGCGGCTGCTGCGCCTGATCGACTTCAAGCGTAGCAAGCAGGGCGTGCCCGGCAAAGTCGTCGCGCTGGAGTACGACCCGAACCGCTCGGCCCGTATCGCCCTGATCCAGTACCGCGACGGCGAGAAGCGCTACATTCTCGCGCCCCAGGGGCTGAAGGTCGGCGACACGGTGCAGGCCGGCGCTGGCTCGGAGATCCGCGTCGGCAACGCGCTGCCGCTCCGCCTGATCCCCACCGGCACGGTGATTCACAACATCGAGCTGAACCTGGGCCGCGGCGGGCAGATCGTGCGCTCGGCCGGCGCCTCGGCGCAGCTGATGGCGAAAGAGGGCACCTACAGCACCGTGCGCCTGCCTTCCGGCGAGATGCGCCGCGTGCTCTCCGAGTGCATGGCGACGATCGGCTCCGTGGGCAACCCGGAGCACAACATTCTCAAGCTGGGCAAGGCGGGGCGCACGGCGCACCGCGGCCGGCGGCCGCAGGTGCGCGGCTCGGCGATGAACCCGCGCGACCATCCGCACGGCGGCGGCGAGGGCAAGTCGCCGGTGGGCTTGCCGGGGCCGAAGACGCCCTGGGGCAAGCCGGCGCTGGGTCTGCGCACGCGCAATAACAAGCAGACGGACAAGCTGATCGTGCGGCGGCGCACGAAGTAGGCGGGAGGCTGGCCTGTGTCCCGATCGACGAAGAAGGGGCCGTACGTTCACGAGAGCCTGATCAAGAAGGTCGATGCGATCACGCGCAGCGGCCAGAAGAGCGTGATCAAGACCTGGTCGCGCGCTTCGACCGTGATGCCGCAGATGGTGGGCCTCACGATCGCGATCCACAACGGCCAGAAGCACGTGCCGATCTACATCACCGAGAACATGGTCGGGCACAAGCTCGGCGAGTTCGCGCCCACGCGGCACTTCCGCGGCCACGTGGCCAAGTCGGAGCGCACCACGCGCGTCGCCGGCAAGCGCTAGGCCCGGAAGTCACCCGGAAGTCACAAAGAGCAGGAAGAGACGATGCGCGTACAGGCAACGGCACGAAACATCCGCGTCTCGGCGCGCAAAGTGCGGCTGCTGCTCGACGAGCTGCCGGGCAAGGGTATCGACGAGGCGAGCACCACGTTGCGCTACTCGGGCAAGCCGATCGCCAAGGTCGTGGACAAGGTCTTGCAGTCGGCCGCGGCGAACGCGGAGAACAACTACTCGATGGACCGCGACACGCTGCGCGTGGTCGAGGCCTACGCCGGCGAGGGCGCGACGCTCAAGCGCTTCAAGCCGCGCTCGCGCGGCCGCGTCAGCCCGATCTTGAAGCGCACGGCGCACATCACCGTGATCGTGGACGAAGCGTAGCAGGCGGAGGCGCCGCGAGGCGGGCAAGGGGAGAGGTCAGGCGCATGGGCCACAAAATCCATCCGACGGGCTTTCGCGTCGGCGTGATCTACGGCTGGCAGAGCAAGTGGTAC
This genomic stretch from Dehalococcoidia bacterium harbors:
- the rplW gene encoding 50S ribosomal protein L23 → MAKEINPYAVLVRPLITEKGTMLSTENKYPFEVRSDANKIQIKAAVELAFGVKVKDVNTLNVHGKTKRRGRKRLSSTGRSWKKAIVTLMPGEKIEVYSGV
- the rpsS gene encoding 30S ribosomal protein S19; this translates as MSRSTKKGPYVHESLIKKVDAITRSGQKSVIKTWSRASTVMPQMVGLTIAIHNGQKHVPIYITENMVGHKLGEFAPTRHFRGHVAKSERTTRVAGKR
- the rplB gene encoding 50S ribosomal protein L2, whose protein sequence is MPIKQFKPTSPGRRGASGYTFEELTKKRPEKSLTVALKSKAGRNNQGKITVRQRGGGHKRLLRLIDFKRSKQGVPGKVVALEYDPNRSARIALIQYRDGEKRYILAPQGLKVGDTVQAGAGSEIRVGNALPLRLIPTGTVIHNIELNLGRGGQIVRSAGASAQLMAKEGTYSTVRLPSGEMRRVLSECMATIGSVGNPEHNILKLGKAGRTAHRGRRPQVRGSAMNPRDHPHGGGEGKSPVGLPGPKTPWGKPALGLRTRNNKQTDKLIVRRRTK
- the rplV gene encoding 50S ribosomal protein L22, which produces MRVQATARNIRVSARKVRLLLDELPGKGIDEASTTLRYSGKPIAKVVDKVLQSAAANAENNYSMDRDTLRVVEAYAGEGATLKRFKPRSRGRVSPILKRTAHITVIVDEA